GTTATCTGTAAAAGTAAGTGGTGCAACTCGCCAAATTAGCGACTTTATAACTCAAATGAATGAGCTCGTTAATGAAACCAATCAAGAAAGTGAGCAGTTAATTAATCACTCAAACACTGCACAAGCTGCCATTAGTGGCACCTCAAATGGCTTTGCTAATATGTTGAAGGAGTTTGAACAAAACCAATTACAGCTTCAACAAATAGCCGATGCCGTACATATGTTGGAGCAGGCCCAAAATCAAACTCATCAATCGGTAGAGCAAATAGTTACCCTTGGTGAGCAAGCTAAAAACGCGATTGATAACGCATTAAACAACAGCCAGCAATCTCATGCACTTAGCCAACAAACCCAACAGCAATTAAAGCGTTTTGTGCACTAAGGCGCTAATTACTTTACTTTGTGAGGTTTAAATTATGTTTTACAAAGTTCAAAATGCGCCTACAAATATGTTAAATTACGCAGCCAAATATTCAAGTGTGTGAACTGTGTGAGCAACCCTACCCCAAACTATAAACAACTAGCCCAACAAATAAAAACGTGGGGCCAAGAGCTTGGCTTTAGTGAGGTAGGCATTACCGACATTGATTTATCTAAGCACGAAGCGCAACTGCAACGTTGGCTAGATGCGGGTTACCATGGCTCGATGGATTATATGGCGGCACATGGCATGAAACGCGCTCGCCCTGCAGAGCTAGTCCCTGGCACTCAACGTGTTATTTCGGTAAAAATGAATTACCTCCCGCCCGATGCAAGCTTTGCTAAAACGCTTAAAAACACCGAACAAGCGTATATTAGCCGCTATGCGCTGGGGCGTGATTATCACAAATTAATGCGTAATCGTTTAAAAAAACTTGGCCAAAAAATAGAACAAGAAATTGGTAATTACGGCTTTAGACCCTTTGTTGACTCAGCTCCCGTACTTGAACGACAGCTCGCTGAAAAAGCAGGCCTTGGTTGGCGAGGTAAACATTCCCTATTAATTAATCAAGAAGCGGGATCGTGGTTTTTTTTAGGCGAGTTATTTGTTGATTTACCTTTGCCAATTGATAACGAAAATACCTTTGAGGGCTGCGGTAAATGCGTAGCCTGTATTACGCTTTGTCCAACAGGTGCAATTGTAGAGCCTTATGTGGTTGATGCACGTAAGTGTATTTCGTATTTAACTATTGAGCACCAAGGTCCTATACCAGAGCAATACAGAACATTATTAGGTAACCGTATTTATGGTTGCGACGACTGCCAATTAGTTTGCCCTTGGAATCGCTACGGACAAATAACCGATGAGCAAGACTTTCACCCGCGAACTCAATTAAAAAATAAAGACTTACTTGAACTATTTGCTTGGGATGAAGCCACGTTTTTAAAAAATACTGAGGGAAGCCCTATACGCCGTATTGGGCATGAGCGTTGGTTACGCAATATAGCAATTGGTTTAGGCAACGCAGACTTTAGCCCAAACATTATCAGCGCGCTGGAAGATAAACGTAGTAATAGCTCAGAGCTAGTAATAGAGCATATAGATTGGGCGCTTGAGCAGCAAAATGATAAACAACGTAAGCAACTGCGAAAAACACAGCGCCTAATAAGAATTGTAGAAAAAGGCTTGCCCCGCGATGCTTAACATAGCAACGTAAGCCTATTTAAAGTGGTTACATTAACCTTTTAATAAAACCGATAAGTCTTGCTCAATTTCAGCAAAGGCTTCTTTTACCTGTTTAACCGACTCTTCTCTGGCAATAGAGTTTTGAATTGTTTCATCTACTTTTTTGTAAATAAATATCTCTTGGTCTTCGTCTAGCCCCATAGTCGGAATACGCACTTCTAAGTCTTCTTGAAGCTGCTTAAATACTTTTTCGTTGCTTTGACGATTATCATTTAGCAAGCCAATTAAACCATGAAACTTACTGTGCACAGCACTTGCCACGTCATTCAGTTTTTGCTGCTGTGACTCGAGCATTTGCTTAGTCATAATTGCACGTAACTGCTGCTCAGTAACACTTACAATAAAGCAAACGTGGTCGCGTATGCGCCCATGTTTATCAGGGTCGTGATCAGGCATATTTAATATTAATAAGCTTATCATTTCGTAATTAACGAGTATGCGGTGTGAAAATTCGTGCAATCGACCTTTGTTTTTAAGCATATCAAACAGCTCAATAACAATAGGTGAGCATACCCCATTTAGTGCAAAGTGCTCAATAGAGTCGCCATACCTAAATTCTACGTTGCTTTGTAAATCAAAGGTCTGTAGGCAATCGATTAAGGCTTTACCCAAATCTTGTGGATTATTAATAAAGCCTATGTTTTCAATGTAGTTAACTATTTGCCCCATTTCGCTACTATTAGCCATAGCGTTAAACGCGGTAGATGTTGCGTCTTCTACTTGTTTTTCGAGACTGTGCTTTTCTATTAATACTTGGTTTAAATTTTTAAGCTTAGATTTAAGCTCATCGTGCCCAAAAGGTTTAACAATATAATCTTCGGCACCAACCGAATACCCTTCCATACGCTCTTCGACAGTACCGCGCGCAGAAACAAACATCACAATGATATGCGCTGTATTAGGATTAGCTTTTAAAGCTTTACACACCTCGTAGCCATTCATCTGTGGCATACTTACATCAAGCAAAATCACTTGAGGCATATACCCTTCAACCATAGCTAAACACTCAGGACCACTGGTGGCTACTTGTAATTCGAAATCTAGATCCTCTAAAATTTCTTCAATAATTTCAAGGTTGAAAGGTTCATCATCTACAGCAAGAATTTTAGTTAAGGCCATAATTTCTCATCCAATTAAATATCATTTAAACATTAATTCCATATGTGATTAGCTATCTTGCACTGCTAGCTTTTCATCCGCTAAATGCTCATCTAAATCTATTTCTAAGGGAACCTGTATTCTAATAGTTGCCCCACCCGTTGAATTATTACTTGCCGTAATTTCGCCTTGGTGTAATGCAACAAACTCTCTACAAAGCGCAAGCCCTAAACCTGTACCACCTGCACCGCTATTGGTTTTGCTGCTTTGTACAAATTTAGTAAATACATGCTCTAATTCATCCTCGGGTATACCTATCCCGTTATCCACTACATCAATGGTGGCCGTGGTTTCATCAGCAATTAAATTAACTTCAATGCGGCTTTTAGGCTCACTGAATTTAAGGGCATTACCTAACACGTTACGAAGTAATTGATTAATTTGTTCTTCGTCACATTGCGCTACAACCGGACCTGGCTTTGAAAAAATAATTTCAATTTCTTTTTCCATCGCTGTGCCCGACACATCATCAATACTGGTCTTAATAATGCTTTCTAAATTGTATGGCCGTGGGTTAAACGGAAACTTACCTACATCAAGCTTTGATAAATCAAGCAAGTTATTTAATAACGATAGTAAGCGCTCACCACTACTTTCAATACGCGACAAGTACTTTAGAAGTTTATCTTTTGCAAAATCTCCGGCTTCTAACTTACTTAATCCAAATCGAGAAAAGCTTAAAATAGAATGCATAGGTGTTCTAAGCTCATGCGACATGTTGGCTAAAAACTCTGATTTACTTAAATTGGCAGCTTCAGCAACATTTTTAGCATGCTCAAGCTGTGAGGTTCTTGCGCGAACTTGCTCTTCTAGTACATCTTTGGCCTCAAGAAGCAGCTCTTCTTTTTGCTTTAAGTGGGTTACATTTTTAAATATAACCGCTAACGCAATTTCACCATGATGATCTATTTCATTAAATGAGCCTACGAGGGGGATGTATCCACCGTCACTTTTTTGTAAACGCAGGTCACAACTAAACTGGCGATTACTATTGAGTGTGGATATTTTATCTTTTATTTCGGTGCTGGAGCCATCATCTAAAAAATCAAACACAGAGTAGCCAGCAAGTTTATCAAAGGGCAGTTTAAACAGTTTTAAACAGGCGTCGTTTGCTTCTATAACTTTGCCTTTGCGCTCAAAAAGCATTATTGCATCTGGGGTGTGCTTATAAATAACTTGTAAGAGGCTGTCTTTTTCAATAAGTGCATCTACGGTGTCTTGTAGGCGCTCTACAAGTTCGGCGTTCCGTCGCTTTAAAAGCTCAGTTTGCCAAAGTTTATGAACCGATTGTAATAATACGCTATCGGTTAATGGCTTAATTAATACATCTTCTACGCCTTTACGGATAGCTTCTATCATCGACACTTGCTCAGGACGAGCGGTAAACAACAAACATCTACAGTCTGATTGAAACATTTTAATCGCTGAAAAAATATTTAAGCCTGTACCATCGTCAAAGCTAAAGTCGCTAATTAAAATATCTATGCTGTTATCTTGCGCCACTTGTATGGCTTCTTTTGCACTTGTAGCTGTAAGGGTTTTTATGTGCGCGCCCACCAAATTACTTTTCATTTTTTCAAGTCGCTCAGGCATATGATCGACAAGTAAAATGGTTGGTAGCTTTAACACATGGTTTGAGCCTAACTCTAAAAGGTTTTCAAGTAATGACGTGATTTCTTTGTTAGAAAAAAACGGATATATAACGGTGGCGTTTGGAACAAGTTTGTTTAATTCACTAAAAGCAGAAAGTTGTTCACCGCTTTCAGCTTTTGGTGCAAGTAGTACACACTGATCTTGAGAGACTGTTTCAGCTAACGATTTCACTATTTCACACGGAACACCAAAAGCGCCAATAACCAAGTCGTATTGGCTGGTGTCGCCGTATAAATCAATCATAGAGTAGTGAACAAGCTCAGCCTCACAACCTATTAATTCTAATAGAACTTTCACTCTCATTGCGATAACACTACTGCTATCAACAATTAAAATTTTTCGACTCATTAAGCCACGCTACAAAAATAACTTTATATGTTAATAGCGTAGCCTATAATTTCTTAGTTGGTATAGGTTGTTAGACTTAATTTTAATTTTTTTACCTATAAGCTCCACAACTATTTTGGTAGATGTTTACCAAAAATTGTTAAACTGTAACGTTTATCGTCCATAACTGCGATTTGAGGCAATTCTCCCCACACATCAAAGTCAAAATGCTTAAATAATTTAATGCTCGGTAAATTATGGCTAAAAATAAACCCTAGCAGTACATCTATACCTAAT
The sequence above is drawn from the Pseudoalteromonas espejiana DSM 9414 genome and encodes:
- the queG gene encoding tRNA epoxyqueuosine(34) reductase QueG; protein product: MSNPTPNYKQLAQQIKTWGQELGFSEVGITDIDLSKHEAQLQRWLDAGYHGSMDYMAAHGMKRARPAELVPGTQRVISVKMNYLPPDASFAKTLKNTEQAYISRYALGRDYHKLMRNRLKKLGQKIEQEIGNYGFRPFVDSAPVLERQLAEKAGLGWRGKHSLLINQEAGSWFFLGELFVDLPLPIDNENTFEGCGKCVACITLCPTGAIVEPYVVDARKCISYLTIEHQGPIPEQYRTLLGNRIYGCDDCQLVCPWNRYGQITDEQDFHPRTQLKNKDLLELFAWDEATFLKNTEGSPIRRIGHERWLRNIAIGLGNADFSPNIISALEDKRSNSSELVIEHIDWALEQQNDKQRKQLRKTQRLIRIVEKGLPRDA
- a CDS encoding response regulator; the encoded protein is MALTKILAVDDEPFNLEIIEEILEDLDFELQVATSGPECLAMVEGYMPQVILLDVSMPQMNGYEVCKALKANPNTAHIIVMFVSARGTVEERMEGYSVGAEDYIVKPFGHDELKSKLKNLNQVLIEKHSLEKQVEDATSTAFNAMANSSEMGQIVNYIENIGFINNPQDLGKALIDCLQTFDLQSNVEFRYGDSIEHFALNGVCSPIVIELFDMLKNKGRLHEFSHRILVNYEMISLLILNMPDHDPDKHGRIRDHVCFIVSVTEQQLRAIMTKQMLESQQQKLNDVASAVHSKFHGLIGLLNDNRQSNEKVFKQLQEDLEVRIPTMGLDEDQEIFIYKKVDETIQNSIAREESVKQVKEAFAEIEQDLSVLLKG
- a CDS encoding sensor histidine kinase; translated protein: MSRKILIVDSSSVIAMRVKVLLELIGCEAELVHYSMIDLYGDTSQYDLVIGAFGVPCEIVKSLAETVSQDQCVLLAPKAESGEQLSAFSELNKLVPNATVIYPFFSNKEITSLLENLLELGSNHVLKLPTILLVDHMPERLEKMKSNLVGAHIKTLTATSAKEAIQVAQDNSIDILISDFSFDDGTGLNIFSAIKMFQSDCRCLLFTARPEQVSMIEAIRKGVEDVLIKPLTDSVLLQSVHKLWQTELLKRRNAELVERLQDTVDALIEKDSLLQVIYKHTPDAIMLFERKGKVIEANDACLKLFKLPFDKLAGYSVFDFLDDGSSTEIKDKISTLNSNRQFSCDLRLQKSDGGYIPLVGSFNEIDHHGEIALAVIFKNVTHLKQKEELLLEAKDVLEEQVRARTSQLEHAKNVAEAANLSKSEFLANMSHELRTPMHSILSFSRFGLSKLEAGDFAKDKLLKYLSRIESSGERLLSLLNNLLDLSKLDVGKFPFNPRPYNLESIIKTSIDDVSGTAMEKEIEIIFSKPGPVVAQCDEEQINQLLRNVLGNALKFSEPKSRIEVNLIADETTATIDVVDNGIGIPEDELEHVFTKFVQSSKTNSGAGGTGLGLALCREFVALHQGEITASNNSTGGATIRIQVPLEIDLDEHLADEKLAVQDS